A window of the Stomoxys calcitrans unplaced genomic scaffold, idStoCalc2.1 SCAFFOLD_135, whole genome shotgun sequence genome harbors these coding sequences:
- the LOC131998380 gene encoding uncharacterized protein LOC131998380 produces MSVNTKQPNFEIDNKKLFKNYTIGPKYLMMSRTDSEETLINVSPFLIKKVIDSVCGEIEMCKKLRSGDILIKTKTATQATKLFQLISLTNEIKVEVKEHNSLNYSKGVIYCNDLRGIPENEILNELKKQNVTEVQKILKKNEDSLIETGLIIITFSLPNLPDEINIGYEKTCVRPYIPLPMRCRQCFHYGHPTKRCKNNKICISCGDIAHTQENELCQNNTKCINCDENKLDDKSHSVLSKKCPVFLKFKEIQAIKTLDKVDHKTALATYKQRHPNDTVYSKVTRSTVSYHDLPTTSNNNTNYAMCENKKQQQAKPSDPAPPQPLVSARDKPTTVNILPKNISKRTRNELKSKSAAINNPKKLCKNSTESDNLSDE; encoded by the coding sequence atgagTGTTAATACCAAACAACCCAATTTTGAAATTGACAATaagaaattgtttaaaaattacaCTATTGGTCCCAAATACCTCATGATGTCAAGAACAGATAGTGAAGAAACTCTCATTAATGTGTCTCCTTTCTTAATTAAAAAAGTCATTGATAGTGTATGTGGAGAAATTGAAATGTGCAAAAAACTCAGAAGTGGCGATAttctaattaaaacaaaaactgcaACTCAAGCCACAAAATTGTTCCAACTCATTTCTCtcacaaatgaaataaaagtcGAAGTGAAAGAACATAACTCTCTCAACTATTCCAAGGGAGTTATCTACTGTAATGATCTACGTGGAATCCCTGAGAATGAAATTCTAAATgaactaaaaaaacaaaacgtaaCCGAAgttcaaaaaattctaaaaaaaaatgaagactCTCTCATCGAAACTGGTCTCATTATAATTACTTTTTCTCTACCCAATTTACCTGATGAAATTAATATTGGATATGAGAAAACGTGCGTGCGGCCTTATATTCCCTTGCCCATGAGGTGTCGTCAGTGTTTCCACTATGGACACCCAACAAAACGgtgtaaaaataataaaatttgcattagcTGTGGTGACATAGCTCACACACAAGAAAATGAACTCTGCCAAAACAACACTAAATGTATAAACTGCGATGAGAACAAATTAGATGATAAGTCCCACTCTGTGCTCAGTAAAAAATGCCCCGTTTTTCTAAAATTCAAAGAGATACAGGCCATTAAAACACTCGACAAAGTAGATCACAAAACTGCTCTCGCAACATACAAACAACGTCATCCAAATGACACTGTCTATTCCAAGGTCACAAGAAGCACTGTAAGCTATCACGATCTCCCaactacttccaacaacaacacaaactaCGCAATGTGTGAAAATAAGAAGCAACAGCAGGCAAAACCATCAGACCCCGCACCACCGCAGCCTTTAGTGAGTGCTCGCGACAAACCAACAACTGTCAACATACTGCCGAAGAACATATCGAAACGAACAAGAAATGAGCTCAAGAGCAAAAGTGCGGCTATCAACAATccaaaaaaattgtgcaaaaattcaacggAGAGTGACAACTTATCCGACGAGTAA